The following coding sequences lie in one Caproicibacterium argilliputei genomic window:
- a CDS encoding VWA domain-containing protein, with protein sequence MNLCKIKRMGGRLKRFLCMTLSLSVLFCTVSVAFAGTSAHAADSESELTPLSIAEGLGNARYFGIVANTLSNPNNLNVEANLAVQNFTGSYGEVGNTHNWSQDTGSSAGSAVLNLTVPKGNYEFCVYQDEAAKTAVGQPFWVESTQKETVQKTITGLKPGQTYYVYLLQNGTANTKVGTKFQVAAGSDSEKYANINYIEDFDVTNGTTLKVKDISQSLPGKVYFGSQVQLNGPDNPGGNKGSAVDKKSKCFLAIDQLSAVTNEKFPVELGTENGSFAKKTFDQLNSLSQKLSKVSDSSKDAAVKVLNITPESSWRWDGSETVSAEQVHQDFNEVLNYSNWNDLANDGVSLENSQYLVINLHLPAGCSSVELPQVTIGGINAGSGYNAIARRILWNFCTDSGSLSGNLQILSSPQAGVLGTLLAPEAKITLQDCAVTGAVYANTVTVQCGGGLKCATFQAGSTAEAAVTVPDPTVQVTFNKTAKMLSDGRTAQITLSRSGRIQNYTSQRDAEVIMMMDRSTSMKLSVDGKKHANDTNLLDDVGNPDYKIFAKDSRLALLQGATQNFLTKLTECNSKLSQNKQIPVSVGTFCWSKDAINGDSNYYKDDPMNTADYNLIHNSDGTRNKDYAKYTPKGTAFQGTFLNAFTTPVSAAAQVSKIYPAPYTCLDAAIDLVAETVQAHANDGKRKFVIFISDGEPNGPNVKNASAAAQRMKEKGLSDRSDTSIYSAFIGSSEEGEATMKALASQPENYLLVQDEDGLNNVFQKLEEGVLSYAFDNSTTVTDTLPNYLMLTDAQQKAIEQQGGTVQVDSKGQTTITWKNLSLSQASQDITFEATAKSDYFASPDGQTVPTNVSASLTYTDPVTKNVQTKTTDSPQVTISGTAALTGGEQTIARGEKVDLTSLSAFKNSNKAVYGTGDVAGFTTTPGTLTGFTWEILDTDKKTVLATSENGKKWKNKKGKQVQVSPTETTTYYLRVYNKNLYKNAKSCVVEKDFDQTVPLKIMVPCTGSITIQKTLKEGKGSLQKAFTVQVRCAENGYAVDLPLTAGTIGGLQLSHLQPGTYTIHEVVPQDYRFVSAQGADAVQGSADTYQVTISAKSLEHTVTITNQYQPPSYYHGSDSVSNLFQTDSSLTQAS encoded by the coding sequence ATGAATCTGTGCAAAATCAAAAGAATGGGCGGCAGGCTGAAGCGCTTCCTTTGCATGACGCTGAGCCTTTCTGTCCTGTTCTGTACCGTGTCCGTTGCTTTCGCGGGCACTTCCGCCCATGCAGCCGATTCCGAATCAGAGCTGACACCGCTTTCGATTGCCGAGGGACTGGGCAATGCGCGCTATTTCGGCATTGTCGCCAACACCCTTTCAAATCCAAATAACTTGAATGTAGAAGCAAACTTGGCGGTACAAAATTTTACCGGCAGCTATGGGGAAGTCGGCAACACGCATAACTGGAGTCAGGACACCGGTTCTTCGGCAGGCTCCGCCGTTTTAAACCTTACAGTACCGAAAGGGAATTACGAATTTTGTGTTTATCAGGATGAAGCAGCAAAAACAGCGGTCGGGCAGCCATTCTGGGTGGAATCCACTCAAAAAGAGACCGTGCAGAAAACGATTACAGGGCTGAAGCCGGGACAAACGTATTATGTGTATTTGCTGCAGAATGGAACAGCGAATACAAAGGTCGGCACAAAGTTTCAGGTTGCGGCTGGCTCGGATTCGGAAAAGTATGCAAATATAAACTACATAGAAGACTTTGACGTCACAAATGGCACAACTCTAAAAGTGAAAGATATTTCTCAATCTTTACCCGGCAAAGTGTATTTCGGCAGTCAAGTGCAGTTGAACGGTCCCGACAATCCGGGTGGAAACAAAGGCTCTGCAGTTGACAAGAAGAGCAAGTGCTTTCTAGCAATCGACCAGCTTTCAGCTGTGACAAATGAAAAGTTTCCCGTTGAACTTGGTACAGAAAACGGTTCATTTGCAAAAAAAACTTTCGACCAATTAAATAGCCTGTCGCAAAAACTAAGCAAGGTGTCGGATTCCTCAAAGGATGCGGCAGTAAAGGTGCTGAATATAACGCCGGAATCTTCATGGCGGTGGGATGGTTCCGAAACTGTTTCTGCGGAGCAAGTCCATCAGGATTTTAATGAAGTGCTTAATTACTCTAACTGGAACGACCTCGCAAATGATGGTGTTTCTCTCGAAAACTCCCAGTATTTAGTAATCAATCTCCACCTGCCTGCGGGCTGCAGTTCCGTTGAACTGCCGCAGGTAACCATCGGCGGCATCAATGCGGGTTCCGGATACAACGCCATTGCCCGACGAATCTTGTGGAATTTCTGTACGGATTCGGGAAGCCTTTCTGGAAATTTGCAGATTTTATCATCTCCGCAGGCCGGCGTGTTGGGAACACTCCTTGCACCCGAGGCAAAAATCACCCTTCAGGATTGCGCTGTTACCGGTGCGGTGTATGCCAACACCGTCACAGTCCAATGCGGCGGCGGTTTAAAATGTGCGACATTTCAGGCCGGAAGCACAGCGGAAGCCGCGGTGACTGTGCCGGATCCAACCGTGCAGGTCACGTTCAACAAAACAGCGAAAATGCTTTCAGATGGTCGGACAGCCCAAATTACGCTAAGCCGTTCCGGCCGGATTCAGAACTACACGTCACAGCGAGATGCCGAAGTTATCATGATGATGGATCGTTCCACCAGTATGAAACTTTCGGTGGATGGAAAAAAGCACGCCAACGATACAAATTTACTGGATGATGTGGGAAATCCGGATTACAAAATATTTGCGAAGGATTCGAGGCTGGCACTGCTTCAGGGCGCGACACAAAACTTCTTAACAAAACTGACAGAGTGCAATTCCAAGCTATCACAAAATAAACAAATACCGGTGTCAGTTGGCACTTTTTGTTGGAGCAAAGATGCTATTAATGGGGATTCTAATTATTACAAAGATGACCCGATGAATACAGCGGATTATAATCTCATTCATAATTCGGATGGTACGAGGAATAAGGACTATGCTAAATACACACCGAAAGGAACAGCGTTTCAGGGGACTTTTTTGAACGCCTTTACAACTCCTGTAAGTGCCGCAGCGCAGGTTTCCAAAATTTATCCCGCCCCATATACCTGCCTGGACGCAGCGATTGATTTGGTGGCAGAAACGGTACAAGCGCACGCTAATGACGGTAAGCGAAAGTTTGTGATTTTTATTTCTGACGGGGAACCCAATGGACCGAATGTGAAAAATGCAAGTGCCGCGGCGCAGCGCATGAAAGAAAAAGGGCTTTCTGACCGCAGTGATACTTCCATTTACAGCGCCTTTATCGGCAGCAGTGAGGAAGGCGAAGCGACTATGAAAGCATTGGCCAGTCAACCGGAAAATTACTTGCTGGTTCAGGATGAAGACGGTTTAAACAATGTTTTTCAAAAGCTAGAAGAGGGTGTACTGTCTTATGCTTTTGATAACAGTACCACGGTGACCGATACGCTGCCGAATTATCTCATGCTGACAGATGCCCAACAGAAAGCCATCGAGCAGCAGGGCGGCACAGTTCAAGTGGATTCTAAGGGCCAGACCACCATTACATGGAAAAACTTATCCCTCAGCCAAGCTTCGCAAGACATTACATTTGAAGCAACTGCCAAGAGTGATTATTTTGCAAGTCCGGACGGGCAGACTGTGCCGACCAATGTGTCCGCATCGCTGACTTATACGGATCCGGTTACGAAGAACGTACAAACGAAAACAACCGATTCTCCACAGGTCACAATTTCCGGAACGGCTGCGCTTACCGGCGGGGAGCAGACGATTGCACGCGGCGAAAAAGTGGATTTAACGAGCCTGTCGGCATTCAAAAATTCCAACAAAGCGGTTTATGGTACGGGAGATGTGGCGGGCTTTACAACGACACCCGGTACCCTGACAGGCTTTACATGGGAAATTTTGGACACGGATAAAAAAACGGTTTTGGCAACATCAGAAAACGGGAAAAAGTGGAAAAATAAAAAGGGAAAGCAAGTCCAAGTTTCCCCGACAGAAACAACAACCTATTATTTACGCGTTTATAACAAAAACCTTTATAAAAACGCAAAGAGCTGTGTGGTGGAAAAAGACTTTGATCAGACGGTGCCGCTAAAAATTATGGTTCCGTGCACCGGCAGCATCACCATTCAAAAAACATTAAAAGAGGGAAAAGGAAGTCTGCAGAAAGCGTTTACCGTGCAAGTTCGCTGCGCTGAAAATGGATACGCAGTGGATTTGCCGCTGACGGCAGGAACAATAGGCGGCTTGCAGCTGTCTCATCTGCAGCCCGGTACTTATACCATTCATGAAGTGGTTCCGCAGGATTACCGGTTTGTCAGTGCACAGGGAGCCGACGCGGTTCAAGGCTCCGCCGATACCTATCAGGTAACAATTTCTGCGAAAAGTCTGGAACACACGGTGACGATTACCAATCAGTATCAGCCGCCGTCCTACTACCACGGCAGCGATTCCGTGAGCAATCTGTTCCAAACGGACAGTTCCCTTACGCAGGCTTCATAA
- a CDS encoding BsaA family SipW-dependent biofilm matrix protein, with amino-acid sequence MTMQIKRHLKIVAALCAAVAVSAAAVGSSFAWFSKNAQQANTFHVAASHVSVTEVFNPPKDWKPDEPVTKKVSFTNDGQVDVYIRVPAPAETWTAADGSYLSSQYLGADKKTHDVAQKHFTNAWNQQWVKSGDYFYYCKILKAGEKTEIIMDSVTLATDLPDVKAYADAQYQLKFTVENVQALPEAAKEVWQMQPTVDSTGSLTWSPAQTASKNG; translated from the coding sequence ATGACAATGCAGATAAAAAGGCACCTAAAAATTGTCGCGGCACTTTGTGCGGCAGTGGCTGTTTCTGCTGCAGCAGTGGGTTCTTCTTTTGCGTGGTTTTCAAAAAATGCGCAGCAAGCAAATACATTTCACGTTGCGGCGAGTCATGTATCTGTTACGGAAGTGTTCAATCCGCCCAAGGACTGGAAACCAGACGAACCGGTTACGAAAAAAGTTTCCTTTACAAATGACGGTCAAGTGGATGTATACATTCGCGTGCCGGCTCCTGCAGAAACCTGGACAGCCGCGGACGGCAGTTATTTAAGCAGCCAGTATCTCGGTGCAGATAAGAAAACGCATGATGTAGCGCAAAAGCACTTTACAAATGCATGGAATCAGCAGTGGGTGAAAAGCGGCGATTATTTTTATTACTGTAAGATACTGAAAGCCGGTGAAAAAACAGAAATCATTATGGATTCTGTTACCCTTGCAACCGATCTGCCGGATGTGAAAGCTTATGCAGATGCGCAGTATCAGCTGAAATTTACCGTGGAAAATGTGCAGGCGCTGCCGGAGGCGGCAAAGGAAGTCTGGCAAATGCAGCCGACAGTGGATTCGACGGGCAGCCTCACTTGGAGCCCAGCTCAGACTGCTTCAAAGAATGGATGA
- a CDS encoding signal peptidase I: protein MKKALKIIWNIVFYAAVILAVGSVLLFSMNSNPNKSVFGYRFYNVLSGSMTPTIYKGDMVFVKMTAPQDVRVGDIVTYAAASDSSGQTVVTHRVTAIQKAKGKQPVFTTKGDANPTPDQPVQASQIVGVAVGKLRFLGGILTFIKEHFLVVLIFTAAVLLLIAGLRLIFGRQSQPQS, encoded by the coding sequence ATGAAGAAAGCATTGAAAATTATATGGAACATTGTCTTTTATGCGGCAGTGATACTCGCTGTAGGAAGTGTGCTGCTATTCTCTATGAATAGCAATCCTAATAAATCCGTATTTGGGTACCGCTTTTACAACGTTTTGTCCGGCAGTATGACGCCGACCATCTATAAAGGCGATATGGTCTTTGTGAAAATGACAGCGCCGCAGGATGTCCGTGTGGGGGACATCGTAACGTATGCCGCCGCAAGTGACTCAAGCGGACAGACAGTGGTAACGCACCGTGTGACCGCCATTCAAAAAGCAAAGGGCAAACAACCCGTTTTTACCACAAAAGGAGATGCCAATCCGACGCCGGATCAGCCGGTTCAGGCGAGTCAGATTGTCGGCGTTGCTGTTGGAAAGCTGCGCTTTTTGGGTGGCATTTTAACGTTCATCAAGGAGCATTTTTTGGTTGTTTTGATATTCACAGCTGCGGTACTGCTGCTGATTGCCGGGCTACGCCTGATTTTCGGCAGACAGTCTCAGCCGCAGAGCTGA
- a CDS encoding BsaA family SipW-dependent biofilm matrix protein, translating into MNEINTNEQQTATQVVRKKSAKKKVLGAAAILCALGLLGGTFAWFSKTESKDNVFSTDTFNTSLVDIYNPVPVTPGAEISKQVGAVNNGQSKVVVRIKLTEKLQTLVGDDTNGPTITKSASATAGANQVPVYYSESAWKSLAEGYTEATALSKDTLHVFTQEITNKDGKNIGTGYLAYNETKDGKQVVDYTPAKEDGQDAQVTYEFYTQNTAAAPTTVSYDSATKKITNIDSHVNLALDTDDWTYQDGYFYYNKVLTPGQRTPNLLSEVKFDNDLGNAFEGATYTLTPTLEVTQANEEAVKDIFKVAPTFNTDGTVTYAQATANEDKAANQAVAPTQENTNQVADNQNADASAQTDTKAEDKNDQSAAVQDAQDTAAADKNAAADNNNAQQTNTESVKATTDK; encoded by the coding sequence ATGAACGAAATCAACACCAATGAGCAGCAGACAGCGACACAGGTTGTGCGCAAAAAATCTGCTAAGAAGAAAGTCCTGGGGGCTGCGGCCATCCTTTGCGCACTGGGTCTGCTGGGCGGTACGTTTGCCTGGTTCAGCAAGACCGAATCCAAGGATAACGTTTTTTCAACCGATACGTTTAACACCAGCCTGGTGGATATCTACAATCCGGTTCCGGTGACACCCGGCGCAGAAATCAGCAAGCAGGTGGGCGCTGTCAACAACGGACAGAGCAAGGTGGTTGTGCGCATTAAACTGACCGAAAAGCTACAGACGCTTGTTGGTGACGACACAAACGGCCCGACGATTACGAAGTCTGCTTCCGCAACTGCCGGTGCGAATCAGGTTCCGGTTTACTACAGTGAATCAGCTTGGAAATCGCTTGCGGAAGGTTATACAGAAGCAACAGCGCTTAGTAAAGACACCCTGCACGTTTTTACGCAGGAAATCACGAATAAAGATGGAAAAAACATCGGTACAGGCTATCTTGCATACAACGAAACCAAGGACGGCAAGCAGGTCGTTGATTATACGCCCGCCAAAGAAGATGGGCAAGACGCTCAAGTAACCTATGAATTCTATACACAAAACACAGCAGCTGCTCCGACAACGGTTTCCTATGACAGTGCGACCAAGAAGATCACGAATATTGACAGTCATGTCAATTTGGCCCTTGACACCGATGACTGGACTTATCAAGACGGCTATTTCTACTATAACAAAGTATTGACACCTGGTCAGAGAACGCCCAATTTGCTTTCTGAAGTGAAGTTCGATAATGATCTCGGCAATGCATTTGAAGGCGCTACATATACGCTGACCCCGACACTGGAAGTCACCCAGGCAAACGAAGAAGCTGTAAAGGATATTTTCAAAGTTGCACCGACCTTTAATACCGACGGCACAGTTACTTACGCACAAGCAACTGCCAATGAAGATAAGGCTGCCAATCAAGCTGTAGCACCGACACAGGAAAATACCAATCAGGTTGCTGACAATCAGAATGCAGACGCTTCCGCGCAAACGGATACAAAAGCAGAAGACAAGAACGATCAATCCGCAGCGGTACAGGATGCGCAAGATACAGCAGCTGCAGACAAAAATGCAGCTGCAGATAACAACAATGCGCAGCAAACAAATACCGAATCTGTAAAAGCAACTACTGACAAATAA
- a CDS encoding DUF5685 family protein — MFGYIRPKKPELLVREYEAYRSVYCGVCKTLGRRYGVVSRLALSYDSTFYAMLLLSLHDVCPNFQRKRCVANPLKKCTFCVGVEPDLQQAAALCVLLTVQKLRDDRQDKGRWSRLRARLLLPLTHRAYRKAAADYPWMAQEAGACIAAQAKAETPESDLDTCAAPSAEMLAKIFAHEAGEDSAQHRILWETGYFLGRWIYLIDAADDLQKDAASGDFNWFVRQYGVTADSTEEALSEARGKANGCLNLTMSRLGAAFELLEMKNFAPVLRNIVEQGLPDIQKQLLFKKETK, encoded by the coding sequence TTGTTTGGGTACATCAGGCCGAAAAAGCCGGAACTGCTGGTACGCGAATATGAAGCTTACCGAAGCGTTTACTGCGGTGTCTGCAAAACGCTGGGCAGGCGCTATGGCGTGGTTTCCCGGCTGGCATTGAGCTATGACAGCACCTTTTACGCGATGCTGCTGCTTTCCTTGCACGATGTCTGTCCGAATTTTCAGCGAAAGCGCTGTGTGGCAAATCCGCTGAAAAAGTGTACATTCTGCGTGGGTGTGGAGCCAGATCTGCAGCAGGCGGCGGCATTGTGCGTGTTGCTCACTGTGCAAAAGCTTCGTGATGACCGCCAGGACAAGGGGCGGTGGTCCCGTTTGCGGGCGCGGCTGCTGCTTCCGCTTACGCACCGTGCCTACCGCAAGGCGGCGGCAGACTACCCCTGGATGGCGCAAGAGGCCGGTGCGTGTATAGCAGCACAGGCTAAGGCGGAAACACCGGAGTCGGATTTGGACACCTGCGCGGCACCCAGCGCGGAAATGCTTGCAAAAATTTTTGCGCACGAAGCAGGGGAAGACTCCGCACAGCACAGAATCCTGTGGGAAACGGGATATTTTCTCGGACGCTGGATTTACCTGATAGATGCGGCGGATGACCTGCAGAAGGACGCCGCAAGCGGGGACTTCAACTGGTTTGTCCGGCAGTACGGCGTTACGGCGGACAGCACAGAGGAAGCGCTTTCCGAGGCACGCGGCAAAGCAAATGGTTGTTTAAACCTGACTATGTCGCGCTTGGGTGCCGCCTTTGAATTATTGGAGATGAAAAACTTTGCTCCAGTTCTGCGCAACATCGTAGAACAGGGGCTTCCAGACATACAAAAACAGCTGCTTTTTAAGAAGGAGACAAAATAA
- a CDS encoding J domain-containing protein: MADPYQVLGVSPNATDDEVKTAYRNLAKKYHPDNYADSPLADLAGEKMKEVNEAYDTIMSQRKNRTQGNPFGGNPFTGNPYQGGYAGPQRNAASGFADVRSYILNGRIADAEQILDGVPGESRNGEWYFLKGTILYRQGRLEQAASYLGRACQMEPGNMEYRAAFNQIGSQRSGYYGGYDPMMRNGNDSMNQACDCCGNLICADACCECFGGNLIPCIGCR; the protein is encoded by the coding sequence ATGGCAGATCCGTATCAGGTTTTGGGTGTATCCCCGAATGCAACCGATGATGAAGTCAAAACAGCCTATCGCAACCTCGCAAAGAAGTATCATCCCGATAATTACGCGGACAGTCCATTGGCGGATTTGGCTGGCGAGAAAATGAAGGAAGTCAACGAGGCTTATGACACTATTATGAGCCAGCGGAAAAACCGCACACAGGGAAATCCCTTTGGCGGCAACCCGTTTACAGGCAATCCATATCAGGGCGGTTACGCTGGCCCGCAGCGCAATGCGGCATCCGGCTTTGCTGACGTGCGTTCCTATATTTTAAACGGTCGGATTGCCGATGCGGAACAGATTCTGGACGGCGTTCCGGGGGAAAGCCGCAATGGGGAGTGGTACTTCCTGAAAGGAACAATTCTGTATCGGCAGGGACGTTTGGAGCAGGCAGCCTCTTACCTCGGCAGAGCTTGTCAAATGGAGCCTGGCAACATGGAGTACCGCGCGGCGTTTAACCAGATAGGCAGCCAGCGCAGCGGCTACTACGGCGGCTATGATCCCATGATGCGAAACGGCAACGACAGCATGAACCAGGCTTGCGACTGTTGCGGCAATCTAATTTGCGCGGATGCCTGCTGCGAGTGCTTCGGTGGCAACCTAATTCCCTGTATCGGCTGCCGCTGA
- a CDS encoding MurR/RpiR family transcriptional regulator, whose protein sequence is MNDFLTTRIQEKMGSFSKGQRLIANYIMEHYDKVAFMTASRLGTTVGVSESTVVRFATEIGYAGYPELQRAMQEMIRSKLTIVQRMEVTRERIGSSDILDAVLGQDSDIIRRTMEYTSHKDFYMAVDAILSSRKVYILGARSCQALASFLAYYCGLLLEDVMLLQATSEAEIFQQLIHLNAQDVVIGISFPRYSRKAAKAMQFAHDCGAKVVAITDTSVSPLAQYADYALLARSDIAAIVDSLVAPLSLIDALIVTLSLKKQASMDQTFDRLEQIWDEYHVYEKVDAKAEDDIAYAET, encoded by the coding sequence ATGAATGATTTTCTAACGACGCGGATTCAGGAAAAAATGGGTTCTTTCTCAAAAGGACAGCGTCTGATAGCCAATTATATTATGGAGCATTACGACAAAGTGGCGTTTATGACAGCGTCGCGCCTGGGCACTACGGTTGGTGTCAGCGAGTCGACAGTGGTGCGCTTCGCTACTGAAATCGGTTATGCCGGTTATCCGGAACTGCAGCGCGCCATGCAGGAAATGATTCGCAGTAAGTTGACCATTGTGCAGCGCATGGAAGTTACGCGCGAGCGCATCGGCTCCAGCGATATTTTGGATGCTGTGCTGGGGCAGGACAGCGACATCATTCGCCGCACCATGGAGTATACCTCTCATAAGGACTTTTACATGGCGGTGGATGCCATTCTTTCCTCTCGCAAAGTTTACATTTTGGGAGCGCGCAGCTGCCAGGCGCTGGCTTCCTTTCTGGCATATTACTGCGGGCTGCTGCTGGAAGACGTGATGCTGCTGCAGGCAACCAGCGAAGCGGAGATTTTTCAGCAGCTGATTCATCTCAACGCACAGGACGTAGTGATTGGCATCAGCTTTCCGCGGTATTCCCGAAAAGCGGCAAAAGCCATGCAGTTTGCACACGACTGTGGTGCAAAGGTGGTGGCGATTACCGATACATCGGTTTCGCCGCTCGCACAGTATGCGGACTATGCGTTGCTTGCCCGCAGTGATATTGCCGCCATTGTCGATTCACTTGTGGCGCCGCTGAGCCTGATTGACGCGCTCATTGTGACGCTTTCACTTAAAAAGCAGGCAAGCATGGATCAGACCTTTGACCGTCTTGAGCAGATTTGGGATGAATATCATGTTTACGAAAAAGTAGACGCGAAAGCAGAGGATGATATAGCCTATGCAGAAACCTGA
- a CDS encoding BaiN/RdsA family NAD(P)/FAD-dependent oxidoreductase, with amino-acid sequence MQKPDVIVVGAGAAGLLAAGTAAHRGLSVWLIEKNAQAGKKLEITGKGRCNVTNACSIQTFLENVPTNPRFLYGALSRFSPEDTMAFFESLGVPLKTERGRRVFPQSDKADDIVQALTGWVQNGGVSVLRGSAAKLLLRAGKAAGVRLSDGREVEAGQVILCCGGASYPATGSTGAGYKLAAEVGHTVTPLYPSLVPLTCEGDTCRELMGLSLRNVACRFYDCEKKKYVHEEFGEMLFTHFGVSGPIILSASAHLRGMKQGRYRMEIDLKPALSPEKLDARLVRDWSERASRSFSNSLTALLPHKLIPVAVRRSGIVPQTKCSEITRVQRRAFGELLKNFSFSITGFRPLEEAIVTSGGVSVKEVDPKTMQSKKVSGLYFAGELLDVDAYTGGYNLQIAFSTGRLAGESVQPLE; translated from the coding sequence ATGCAGAAACCTGACGTAATCGTGGTTGGTGCCGGCGCAGCGGGGCTGCTGGCAGCCGGTACGGCGGCTCACCGCGGGCTAAGTGTCTGGCTCATCGAAAAAAATGCACAGGCAGGCAAGAAACTGGAGATTACCGGTAAAGGGCGCTGCAATGTGACCAATGCCTGCTCAATACAGACGTTTTTGGAAAATGTGCCAACCAATCCACGCTTTTTATATGGCGCGCTCAGCCGGTTTTCGCCGGAAGACACCATGGCGTTTTTTGAAAGTCTGGGTGTTCCGCTCAAAACCGAACGTGGCCGCAGGGTGTTTCCGCAGTCTGATAAGGCAGATGACATTGTGCAGGCGCTGACCGGCTGGGTGCAAAACGGAGGCGTTAGCGTTCTGCGCGGCAGTGCCGCCAAGCTGCTGCTGCGTGCAGGAAAGGCTGCAGGCGTTCGCCTTTCGGACGGCAGAGAAGTTGAAGCCGGTCAGGTAATTCTTTGCTGCGGCGGTGCGTCTTATCCGGCAACCGGTTCCACCGGAGCAGGTTACAAGCTGGCAGCAGAAGTGGGTCACACCGTGACGCCGCTCTATCCGTCTTTGGTGCCACTAACTTGTGAGGGGGACACGTGTCGGGAACTGATGGGGCTTTCCCTGCGCAATGTTGCCTGCAGATTTTATGATTGTGAAAAGAAGAAATATGTGCATGAGGAATTCGGGGAAATGCTGTTTACACATTTTGGCGTTTCCGGGCCGATTATTCTCAGTGCGAGTGCCCACCTGCGCGGAATGAAGCAGGGGCGGTACCGCATGGAAATCGACCTGAAACCGGCGTTGAGTCCTGAAAAGCTGGATGCACGTCTGGTTCGCGACTGGAGTGAACGTGCCAGCCGCTCCTTTTCCAATTCCCTGACGGCGCTGCTGCCGCACAAGCTGATTCCAGTTGCCGTGCGGCGATCCGGCATCGTTCCGCAGACCAAGTGCAGCGAGATTACGCGCGTGCAGCGCCGCGCTTTCGGAGAACTGCTGAAAAACTTTTCCTTTTCTATAACAGGCTTCCGCCCTTTGGAAGAGGCAATTGTAACAAGCGGCGGTGTTTCTGTAAAAGAGGTGGATCCCAAAACTATGCAGTCCAAAAAGGTGTCGGGGCTGTATTTTGCTGGAGAATTGCTGGATGTAGATGCCTATACAGGCGGTTATAACCTGCAGATTGCGTTTTCTACCGGCAGACTGGCAGGAGAAAGTGTGCAGCCTTTGGAATGA
- the cmk gene encoding (d)CMP kinase: protein MIHIAIDGPAGAGKSTIARRIAAQIGFIYVDTGALYRAVARYVLCAGVRPEDAPAVTALLPQIELSLRFQNGVQKVCLNGEDVSEAIRTPEVSMAASGVSAIPAVREFLFGLQQKIAQENNVIMDGRDIGTVVLPDAQLKLFLTASAEDRAHRRFEELCAKGQKADYAQVLADIRRRDEQDIRRKTAPLKQAEDAVKVDTSGNTLEQSIALLRGIIREKLGL from the coding sequence ATGATCCACATTGCGATTGACGGTCCGGCCGGGGCCGGAAAGAGCACCATCGCACGCCGAATCGCGGCGCAGATTGGCTTTATTTACGTGGACACCGGCGCGCTGTACCGCGCAGTTGCGCGATATGTGCTGTGTGCCGGTGTTCGTCCGGAGGATGCACCAGCGGTGACTGCATTGCTGCCGCAGATCGAACTTTCCCTGCGGTTCCAAAATGGGGTGCAGAAAGTTTGTCTGAATGGGGAGGATGTTTCGGAGGCAATCCGCACGCCGGAGGTCAGCATGGCGGCATCCGGCGTTTCTGCAATCCCTGCGGTCAGGGAGTTTTTGTTTGGTTTGCAGCAGAAAATTGCGCAGGAAAACAACGTGATTATGGATGGACGCGATATCGGCACAGTGGTGCTGCCAGACGCGCAGCTTAAGCTTTTTCTGACCGCTTCCGCTGAGGATCGCGCGCACCGTCGCTTTGAAGAACTGTGTGCAAAGGGTCAGAAAGCAGATTATGCACAGGTGCTTGCGGATATCCGCCGCCGAGACGAGCAAGATATTCGCCGAAAAACCGCGCCCCTCAAACAGGCGGAGGATGCCGTGAAAGTGGACACGTCCGGCAATACGCTGGAACAGAGCATTGCGCTTCTGCGCGGGATTATCCGTGAAAAGCTCGGTCTGTAA